A stretch of the Snodgrassella alvi genome encodes the following:
- a CDS encoding L,D-transpeptidase produces MLKPILYALTTSIISASAYAAIPMPDYAVPSKGQQVILNIPQLRLFLFQDGKLIKTYPITVGKASTQTPLGEYKIGAKVANPTWSVPRSIQKEMAASGKAVQKSVPPGPKNPLGPVFVRLGEPRLGLGIHGTNVPSSVPGVRSHGCVRLQSPNALDFAATVQSGADAAVIYQQVSVNIDEQNDIWIAVYRDPYNKRNLNKKLLNQSISSWANQHQQQVDQKRLAAALIKPANTLICLTCTAGKTKVSGALSSLQWTSGKGELVELKHINTINSQPKQEIAPESSNVEVDEDMDDTSKQDITPLNPTLTVPEKVHPAPEKNIPVNKIPASSDPGFDALL; encoded by the coding sequence ATGTTGAAACCTATACTTTATGCACTCACCACTTCCATCATATCTGCTAGTGCATATGCTGCCATCCCCATGCCAGATTATGCCGTACCTAGTAAGGGGCAGCAGGTCATACTGAATATTCCGCAGCTACGGCTGTTTTTGTTTCAAGATGGCAAGTTAATCAAAACCTATCCCATAACTGTCGGTAAAGCGAGCACACAAACACCGCTAGGTGAATACAAAATTGGTGCTAAAGTGGCCAATCCCACTTGGAGCGTACCACGTAGTATTCAAAAAGAAATGGCGGCCAGTGGAAAAGCGGTACAGAAATCAGTGCCGCCCGGCCCCAAAAATCCGCTTGGTCCGGTATTTGTCCGTCTTGGTGAACCCAGACTCGGTCTAGGCATTCATGGTACAAATGTACCCAGCAGTGTACCCGGCGTACGAAGTCATGGCTGTGTTCGGCTGCAAAGCCCCAACGCATTGGATTTTGCTGCAACTGTTCAAAGCGGTGCAGATGCAGCGGTAATCTATCAGCAAGTTTCAGTAAACATCGACGAACAGAACGATATTTGGATTGCGGTTTACCGAGACCCCTATAACAAACGCAATCTAAACAAAAAACTACTTAATCAGAGTATTAGTTCTTGGGCAAATCAGCATCAGCAACAGGTAGACCAAAAGCGTCTAGCTGCTGCCTTGATTAAACCGGCCAACACATTAATCTGTCTCACATGTACTGCCGGCAAAACTAAAGTCAGCGGTGCGCTCAGCTCGTTACAGTGGACTAGTGGTAAGGGTGAGCTGGTTGAACTAAAACACATCAACACTATAAACTCACAACCTAAACAGGAAATTGCTCCAGAAAGCAGCAACGTAGAAGTGGATGAGGATATGGATGATACATCCAAACAAGACATAACCCCGTTAAATCCCACCCTTACAGTACCAGAAAAAGTACATCCAGCTCCGGAAAAAAATATTCCAGTTAACAAAATTCCGGCCTCATCCGATCCGGGATTTGACGCATTGCTATAA
- a CDS encoding GIY-YIG nuclease family protein, which translates to MLLCDNGAYYCGISNRPLLRWLAHCSGKGAKYTRMHTPVQMRLVCVGINKAAAARCEFRLKRLKVAEKSALWQLLPDFQTRI; encoded by the coding sequence ATGCTGCTTTGTGATAATGGTGCGTATTACTGTGGAATCTCAAACCGGCCTTTGCTGCGCTGGCTGGCGCATTGTTCGGGGAAAGGGGCAAAGTATACGCGTATGCATACTCCAGTGCAGATGCGGCTGGTGTGCGTGGGTATAAATAAAGCCGCGGCAGCCAGATGTGAATTTCGGCTTAAGCGGCTAAAGGTGGCAGAAAAAAGTGCATTGTGGCAGTTGTTGCCCGATTTTCAGACACGAATTTAA